Sequence from the Exiguobacterium aurantiacum genome:
TCGCTGGAAGTGTGCTCGTTTTCCTCAGTATTTTGCTTTATGTGGCACCGAATACAGGCCTTTGAAACGGACGTCCTAGGGGGCGTCTATTTTTTCTGAATATAAGGAAATGAAATGTTGAAAACGATTACAAAATTACAGACGAATTGACGTTTGTATGTCATAATAATTTCAGACATCGTCATAGAGATAGATGGGTGTAAACGTAAGGGGGAAAATCAGATGGAAAAAGTGTTGCGCGATGGATTTATCTACATGTCTCAAAACAAAACACTCAACAGTTTGGCTAAAAAATACGGACTTCGGTTCGGGGCTTCGCGCTTTGTGGCGGGGGAAGACTTCAAGACGTCGGTGCCGACGATTCGCGAATTGAATGCGAAAGGGCTATCGGTCACGGTCGACCATTTAGGGGAGTTCATCACGACGGTCGCGGAAGCGAACGAGAACCGTGATGAGATCATCCGAGCGATTGAAATTATGGCCGAAGAGCAGCTCGATGCCTACATGTCGCTCAAGCTGACGTCACTCGGGTTCGACATCTCGGACGAGTTGATTGAAGACAATATGCGTCAAATCTTGACGACGGCGAAAGAAGTCGGTGTGTTCGTCGCCATCGATATGGAAGACGAGGCACGTTGCGAGAAGACGCTCGACTTGTTCAAGAAATTGAAAACGGACTTTGAGGGCCTGGGGACGGTCATCCAGTCATACTTGTACCGCTCGGAAGATGACATCAATCATCTTGCGCCGCTCAAACCGAACCTTCGTATCGTCAAAGGGGCTTACAAGGAACCGGCGACGGTCGCTTTCCCGGAGAAAGAAGACGTCGACCATAACTACTTGAAGCTCGTCAAACTCCATCTGGCGAACGGGAACTACGCCTCTATCGCAACACATGACGACCATATGATCGATGCGGTCATCGAACATGTGAAACTGAACAATATCCCACTCGACCAGTTCGAGTTCCAAATGCTGTACGGCATCCGGGTCGAGCGTCAACTCGAACTCGTCCGTCAAGGCTATAAAGTCCGTGTCTACGTGCCATATGGCCGTGACTGGTACGGCTACTTCATGCGCCGCCTCGCGGAACGTCCGGCGAACGTCGCGTTCGTCTTAAAAGGAATGGTCAAGAAATGAAACAAGCACACGAGTTCAACGTGAACTCGTGTGCTTTTCTGTGTTCATATGTTTGTCGAGGATCCGCTCGATTTCACTCTGTTCAACTTCCGTGACTCCATCTTTCACTTTCGGGATAATCAACGCCTCATCTTCTTCGTAATAGAGGAAGCGATGCGTCTCGTTCTCGCTCACTTTGAGAATGGATGTCCATGGGACTTGCGTCGTTCGATGGACGTTTCCACGGACAGCCTGCATCTCGACGTGGGTATCAGAAAGCTGGAGGGTGACATCTTTTGGCCAAGTGTCCTGTTTGTTGAGGATACGACGGGTTTGCCAAAGGGCGAGTGGGGCATACAAATCTTTTAGCAACGGTCTAAGTAATAGCGCGAACAGCAGCCCGATTCCGACTGTAATCAATATAAAGATGATTGTCGATTCGGGGCGCGGTACGAGGTAGAAGGCAGCCGCATACCCGAGAGCGAAAAGCGGGAGACTCATAGCTCTCACCCACATGCTGTGAGCTCGTTTATATTGATTGGAATGGTGAATCATGTCGTTTTGGAACTCTAAAAAATCGTCAAGCGTCAGTTTATACGTGGTGACCATTGCATCTACTCCTTTGTGATTCGTGATAAATACGTCCTGGTTGAAGAGCTTTGTCGCTTAGAGTCTGATGCCTAAGTGTTTTTGTAGCAGATCATTCATTCGAATTCGCTCCGTCTCGTTCAGCATCTGGTTTTGCTTCGGGACGATAACCGCTTCCGCCGCTTCAATGAATATATAGTGATGGGTCTCGTCTTCGTTCACTCGTTCAATCGCTTCCCACGCGACTTGAACCCGTTTGTTAACGGCATTGTGGAGCGAATTGACTTCAATCCCGTTCTCATGGATTGACAAAGTGACATCACGTGGCCATTTCGAGTCCTGTCGAAGTATGGATCGCAACTGTCTCAACCTCATCGTGAAATATATTTTCTTGAAGAGCGGGAATAAGAGCAGCGCTGGGACCACAGCAGCACTGACGGCGAGTGCGAGGATGACAGGGGCGGAAAGCGTTTGCGGTAACCAGACGATTGCGAGGGCAAATCCGTAAAAGGCGGTCAGTGACATGAGTACGAGCGTGACAAGTATAGATCTTCGTTTATCGGGAACCGAGTTTTTGATGAAGTTCTTTTGTAACGTAAAAAAATCATCTTGTGTCAATCGGTAATGAATCATTTGGTAGTGGCTCCTTTCTTTCGTCTAAATGACAGGTTGACGCCTGCAGACAACGCTAACATAGGATGGATGATTTTTCCATACAAAAGACCCAGTGACTGAACACTGGGCCATCTGACAAGATTATCCGTTTACGACCGTCCCACCGTTAACGTGGATGACTTGACCGCTGACGTACGTCGAGTCGTCGCTTGCGAGATACACATAAGCCGGTGCGAGTTCCGCCGGCTGACCCGGACGTTTCATTTCGGCCGAGTCACCGAACGAGGCGACTTTGTCTGCCGGGAACGTTGAAGGAATGAGCGGTGTCCAAATCGGACCTGGTGCGACACCGTTGACGCGAATCTTCTTCTCGGCAAGGTTGCTCGCGAGCGCACGCGTGAACGACGTGATTGCACCTTTCGTCGACGAGTAATCGATCAACTGGTCGTTTCCTTGATACGCTGTGATGGACGTCGTATTGATGATGCTCGCGCCTTCGTTCAAATATGGAAGGGCGGCTTTCGTCAAATAGAACATGCTGAAGATGTTCGTGCGGAATGTCTGCTCGAGTTGCTCATCCGAGATGTCGAGAAGCGACTCCTGCGGATGCTGCTCGGCGGCGTTGTTGACGAGGATGTCCAAATGGCCGAACGTCTCGAGCGTCTCTTTGACGACATTTTGGCAGAAGTCCGAATCGCCGATGTCCCCTTGCAACAAGAGGCAGGCCTGACCGAGTTCTTCGATGCGTTCTTTCGTCGCCTCGGCGTCCTCGAGCTCGTTTTGATCTTTATAGACGATGACCGTATTCGCACCTTCATGGGCGAAGAAGATGGCGACCGATTTTCCGATACCGGAGTCGCCGCCTGTGATGATGGCAACTTTGTCTTTTAGTTTATCGCTTCCTTTATATCCTTCACGCTCATAGATTGGGAACGGCTCCATCTTCGAGTCGATCCCCGGTTGATGGGCCTGCTCTTGGCCGTCCTTTTTGAACGACTCAAAATCCTGTCGGTTCCCCACTGTGTTTAAACGATTCTCACTCATGTATACATTCCCCTTTCTAAAATTGACTCTTTGTGTCTATACCACACTCATCAAAATGTAATCGTCATCGGCGAAATTGGAACGAATTTGAAAAATGAACGCTTGCGAATGAATTGTCATTCATTTATGATAGAAGAGTAAACACGATGGTGATTGCGATTTTTTTTACGCTTGAAATGAATCACTATTCATTCTCATTGAGGGGGGAACAATATGACGAGTCACATCGAACAATCAGCCGACCTCCGTTTGACGAGCAACATCCGTTTTGCGGTCGTCATCGGTTCAGGAGTAATGGGGGCGGGAATTGCGGCTCACTTGGCGAACGCGGGGATTCGTTCGCTCATGCTCGACATTGTACCACGTGAATTGACGGCGAAAGAAGAAGCGAAAGGGCTCACGCTCGAGTCACCAGAAGTACGGAGCCGTATCGCTTCCGAGAACCGTCAGAAGCTATTGAAACAAAACCCGGCACCGCTCGCGACAACGGAGCACTTGAACTTCATCGACGTGGGGAACTTAGAAGATGATCTCGAGCGCTTGAAGGAAGCGGACTGGGTCATCGAAGTCGTCGTCGAACGGCTCGACGTGAAACAGCAACTGTTCGAAAAAATCGCACCTTACATCCGTGAAGACGCGATTCTCAGCTCGAACACGTCCGGTATCTCGATTGAGGCGATGGCAAGCGTATTGCCGGAAGGATTGAAGGCACGTTTCCTCGGGACACACTTCTTCAACCCACCGCGTTATTTGAAACTGCTCGAACTCATCCCGACGGAGAAGACGGCGCGCCCGGTCATCGATTTCATGGGCCGCTTCGCTGAGGACCGTCTCGGGAAAGGCGTCGTCGAAGCGAAAGACACGCCGAACTTCATCGGCAACCGCATCGGCACGTACGGCCTACTCGTCACGTTCGAAGAGATGCTCAAGCAGAACGCCTCGATCGGCGAAATGGACTCGATCACCGGACCACTCATCGGCCGGCCAAAATCGGCGACATTCCGCACGCTCGACGTCGTCGGCATCGACACGTTCGTCCACGTCGCCGGAAACGTCTATGAGACGCTCGACGCCGGTGACGAGAAGGACACGTTCGACGTCCCTGCTGAAATGAAGACACTCGTCGAGAAGGGCTGGATCGGTCAAAAGGCCGGACAAGGCTTCTATAAGAAAGACGGGAAAGTCATCCAAGAACTGAATCTCGAGACGTTCGAATACGAACAATTGAAAGCGATTAAAGGTCCGGAACTCGATCAAATCAAGTCGCTCCCAGGCTCAAAAGCGAAGCTGAAAGGTGCCATCTTGAACAAAGGACGCATCGGACAACTGCTCTGGCCGGTCACGGCGAAGACACTCGTCTACTCGGCTCGTCTCACAGGCGAAATCAGTGATTCAATCGTCGCCATCGATGACGCGATGAAGTGGGGCTTCGGCTGGAAGTTCGGACCGTTCGAGACATGGGACGCACTCGGTGTCGAGAAATCGGTCGCCCGCATGAAAGCGGAAGGCTATGACGTCCCGGCGTGGATCGAAGAGATGCTCGCTGCCGGACACACATCCTTCTATAAGGGAGACCAGTATTACGACCAAGCGTCACAGACGTACGTTGAGAAGACCGTCAACCCGAAAGAAGTGAAGCTCGCACCGCTCGCCAAGTCGAACGGAATCGTGCTCGAGAATGGTGGGGCCCGCCTCATCGATATCGGAGACGACGTCGTCGCCCTCGAGTTCACGTCACCGAACAATGCGATTGGTGTCGACATCATGCAGATGATCGAACAGTCGATTGACCTCGTCGAAACCGACTTCAAAGGACTCGTCCTCGCCAACGACGGCAAAAACTTCTGTGTCGGTGCCAACCTCGCGATGATGCTCATGGAAGCGGAAGACGAGAACTGGTACGAGCTCGACTGGATCATCAACAAGTTCCAACAAGTCGTCCAAAAGATTCGCTACGCGGGTCGCCCGGTCGTCGTCGCGCCTTACGGCATGACGCTCGGCGGCGGGACAGAGATCAGCTTGCCGGCCGCACGCATGCAGACGGCGCTCGAGACATATATGGGTCTCGTCGAAGTCGGTGTCGGCCTCATCCCAGGTGGGGGCGGAAACCTCAACACGTACCGTCGCCTCCTCGAGCAGACGCCGAAGTCGATGCAAAACATCGAGAAAGCGGCGCAACAGACGTTCGAGAACATCGCCAT
This genomic interval carries:
- a CDS encoding 3-hydroxyacyl-CoA dehydrogenase/enoyl-CoA hydratase family protein, which encodes MTSHIEQSADLRLTSNIRFAVVIGSGVMGAGIAAHLANAGIRSLMLDIVPRELTAKEEAKGLTLESPEVRSRIASENRQKLLKQNPAPLATTEHLNFIDVGNLEDDLERLKEADWVIEVVVERLDVKQQLFEKIAPYIREDAILSSNTSGISIEAMASVLPEGLKARFLGTHFFNPPRYLKLLELIPTEKTARPVIDFMGRFAEDRLGKGVVEAKDTPNFIGNRIGTYGLLVTFEEMLKQNASIGEMDSITGPLIGRPKSATFRTLDVVGIDTFVHVAGNVYETLDAGDEKDTFDVPAEMKTLVEKGWIGQKAGQGFYKKDGKVIQELNLETFEYEQLKAIKGPELDQIKSLPGSKAKLKGAILNKGRIGQLLWPVTAKTLVYSARLTGEISDSIVAIDDAMKWGFGWKFGPFETWDALGVEKSVARMKAEGYDVPAWIEEMLAAGHTSFYKGDQYYDQASQTYVEKTVNPKEVKLAPLAKSNGIVLENGGARLIDIGDDVVALEFTSPNNAIGVDIMQMIEQSIDLVETDFKGLVLANDGKNFCVGANLAMMLMEAEDENWYELDWIINKFQQVVQKIRYAGRPVVVAPYGMTLGGGTEISLPAARMQTALETYMGLVEVGVGLIPGGGGNLNTYRRLLEQTPKSMQNIEKAAQQTFENIAMAKVSKSAYDAKALGYHRPVDGISMNRDHLTFDAKQTVLGLADGYTAPVREKLPVVGQTGKATLELAAYEMFYGGYISEHDLKIAKKLAHVISGGDLAYGTMVDEQYFLDIEREAFLSLIGEPKSQQRMQHMLVKGKPLRN
- a CDS encoding SDR family oxidoreductase, coding for MSENRLNTVGNRQDFESFKKDGQEQAHQPGIDSKMEPFPIYEREGYKGSDKLKDKVAIITGGDSGIGKSVAIFFAHEGANTVIVYKDQNELEDAEATKERIEELGQACLLLQGDIGDSDFCQNVVKETLETFGHLDILVNNAAEQHPQESLLDISDEQLEQTFRTNIFSMFYLTKAALPYLNEGASIINTTSITAYQGNDQLIDYSSTKGAITSFTRALASNLAEKKIRVNGVAPGPIWTPLIPSTFPADKVASFGDSAEMKRPGQPAELAPAYVYLASDDSTYVSGQVIHVNGGTVVNG
- a CDS encoding YcxB family protein, translating into MIHYRLTQDDFFTLQKNFIKNSVPDKRRSILVTLVLMSLTAFYGFALAIVWLPQTLSAPVILALAVSAAVVPALLLFPLFKKIYFTMRLRQLRSILRQDSKWPRDVTLSIHENGIEVNSLHNAVNKRVQVAWEAIERVNEDETHHYIFIEAAEAVIVPKQNQMLNETERIRMNDLLQKHLGIRL
- a CDS encoding YcxB family protein, coding for MVTTYKLTLDDFLEFQNDMIHHSNQYKRAHSMWVRAMSLPLFALGYAAAFYLVPRPESTIIFILITVGIGLLFALLLRPLLKDLYAPLALWQTRRILNKQDTWPKDVTLQLSDTHVEMQAVRGNVHRTTQVPWTSILKVSENETHRFLYYEEDEALIIPKVKDGVTEVEQSEIERILDKHMNTEKHTSSR
- a CDS encoding proline dehydrogenase family protein, coding for MEKVLRDGFIYMSQNKTLNSLAKKYGLRFGASRFVAGEDFKTSVPTIRELNAKGLSVTVDHLGEFITTVAEANENRDEIIRAIEIMAEEQLDAYMSLKLTSLGFDISDELIEDNMRQILTTAKEVGVFVAIDMEDEARCEKTLDLFKKLKTDFEGLGTVIQSYLYRSEDDINHLAPLKPNLRIVKGAYKEPATVAFPEKEDVDHNYLKLVKLHLANGNYASIATHDDHMIDAVIEHVKLNNIPLDQFEFQMLYGIRVERQLELVRQGYKVRVYVPYGRDWYGYFMRRLAERPANVAFVLKGMVKK